From Lagenorhynchus albirostris chromosome 15, mLagAlb1.1, whole genome shotgun sequence, one genomic window encodes:
- the IDH3B gene encoding isocitrate dehydrogenase [NAD] subunit beta, mitochondrial isoform X2, producing the protein MAALGGVRWVTRTLVAAPNPGAWRSLCTSAVAQAASRSQGEDVRVEGAFPVTMLPGDGVGPELMHAVKEVFKAASVPVEFQEHHLSEVQNMASEEKLEQVLSSMKENKVAIIGKIHTPMEYKGELASYDMRLRRKLDLFANVVHVKSLPGYKTRHNNLDLVIIREQTEGEYSSLEHESARGVIECLKIVTRTKSQRIAKFAFDYATKKGRGKVTAVHKANIMKLGDGLFLQCCEEVAELYPKIKFETMIIDNCCMQLVQNPYQFDVLVMPNLYGNIIDNLAAGLVGGAGVVPGESYSAEYAVFETGARHPFAQAVGRNIANPTAMLLSASNMLRHLNLEHHSNTIADAVKKVIKVGKVRTSHMGGYATCQDFTEAVIGALSNP; encoded by the exons ATGGCGGCCCTTGGCGGTGTCCGCTGGGTGACCCGA ACGCTGGTCGCCGCCCCGAATCCCGGGGCATGGAGGAGCCTGTGTACCTCGGCCGTAGCGCAAGCCGCCTCGCGGAGCCAG GGCGAGGACGTGAGGGTGGAGGGCGCCTTTCCCGTGACTATGCTACCGGGAGACGGCGTGGGGCCTGAGCTGATGCACGCTGTCAAGGAGGTGTTCAAG GCTGCCTCTGTCCCAGTGGAGTTCCAGGAGCATCACCTGAGCGAGGTGCAGAATATGGCATCTGAGGAGAAGCTGGAGCAGGTGCTGAGTTCCATGAAGGAGAACAAGGTGGCCATCATTG GAAAGATCCACACCCCGATGGAGTATAAGGGGGAACTAGCCTCCTACGATATGCGACTGAG GCGTAAGTTGGACTTGTTTGCCAACGTAGTCCATGTGAAGTCACTTCCTGGGTACAAGACCCGACACAACAATCTAGATTTGGTGATTATTCGAGAGCAGACAGAAGGGGAGTACAGCTCTCTGGAACACGAG AGTGCGAGGGGCGTGATTGAGTGCCTGAAGATTGTCACTCGAACCAAATCTCAGCGGATCGCAAAGTTCGCCTTTGACTATGCCACTAAGAAGGGGCGGGGCAAGGTCACAGCTGTCCACAAGGCCAATATCAT GAAACTGGGGGATGGGTTGTTCCTGCAGTGCTGTGAGGAAGTTGCTGAACTGTACCCCAAGATCAAGTTTGAGACAATGATCATAGACAACTGCTGCATGCAG CTGGTGCAGAATCCTTACCAGTTTGATGTGCTGGTGATGCCCAACCTCTATGGGAACATTATTGACAATCTGGCTGCTGGCCTGGTTGGGGGAGCTGGTGTGGTCCCTGGTGAGAGCTACAGTGCAGAGTATGCAGTCTTTGAGACG GGTGCCCGGCATCCATTTGCCCAGGCGGTGGGCAGGAATATAGCCAACCCCACAGCCATGCTGTTGTCAGCTTCCAACATGCTGCGGCATCTCAA TCTCGAGCATCATTCCAACACGATTGCAGATGCAGTGAAGAAGGTGATCAAAGTTGGCAAG GTTCGAACTTCTCACATGGGTGGTTATGCCACCTGCCAAGACTTCACTGAGGCGGTCATTGGTGCCCTGTCCAACCCATAG
- the IDH3B gene encoding isocitrate dehydrogenase [NAD] subunit beta, mitochondrial isoform X1, giving the protein MAALGGVRWVTRTLVAAPNPGAWRSLCTSAVAQAASRSQGEDVRVEGAFPVTMLPGDGVGPELMHAVKEVFKAASVPVEFQEHHLSEVQNMASEEKLEQVLSSMKENKVAIIGKIHTPMEYKGELASYDMRLRRKLDLFANVVHVKSLPGYKTRHNNLDLVIIREQTEGEYSSLEHESARGVIECLKIVTRTKSQRIAKFAFDYATKKGRGKVTAVHKANIMKLGDGLFLQCCEEVAELYPKIKFETMIIDNCCMQLVQNPYQFDVLVMPNLYGNIIDNLAAGLVGGAGVVPGESYSAEYAVFETGARHPFAQAVGRNIANPTAMLLSASNMLRHLNLEHHSNTIADAVKKVIKVGKVRTRDMGGYSTTTDFIKSVIGHLHPYGG; this is encoded by the exons ATGGCGGCCCTTGGCGGTGTCCGCTGGGTGACCCGA ACGCTGGTCGCCGCCCCGAATCCCGGGGCATGGAGGAGCCTGTGTACCTCGGCCGTAGCGCAAGCCGCCTCGCGGAGCCAG GGCGAGGACGTGAGGGTGGAGGGCGCCTTTCCCGTGACTATGCTACCGGGAGACGGCGTGGGGCCTGAGCTGATGCACGCTGTCAAGGAGGTGTTCAAG GCTGCCTCTGTCCCAGTGGAGTTCCAGGAGCATCACCTGAGCGAGGTGCAGAATATGGCATCTGAGGAGAAGCTGGAGCAGGTGCTGAGTTCCATGAAGGAGAACAAGGTGGCCATCATTG GAAAGATCCACACCCCGATGGAGTATAAGGGGGAACTAGCCTCCTACGATATGCGACTGAG GCGTAAGTTGGACTTGTTTGCCAACGTAGTCCATGTGAAGTCACTTCCTGGGTACAAGACCCGACACAACAATCTAGATTTGGTGATTATTCGAGAGCAGACAGAAGGGGAGTACAGCTCTCTGGAACACGAG AGTGCGAGGGGCGTGATTGAGTGCCTGAAGATTGTCACTCGAACCAAATCTCAGCGGATCGCAAAGTTCGCCTTTGACTATGCCACTAAGAAGGGGCGGGGCAAGGTCACAGCTGTCCACAAGGCCAATATCAT GAAACTGGGGGATGGGTTGTTCCTGCAGTGCTGTGAGGAAGTTGCTGAACTGTACCCCAAGATCAAGTTTGAGACAATGATCATAGACAACTGCTGCATGCAG CTGGTGCAGAATCCTTACCAGTTTGATGTGCTGGTGATGCCCAACCTCTATGGGAACATTATTGACAATCTGGCTGCTGGCCTGGTTGGGGGAGCTGGTGTGGTCCCTGGTGAGAGCTACAGTGCAGAGTATGCAGTCTTTGAGACG GGTGCCCGGCATCCATTTGCCCAGGCGGTGGGCAGGAATATAGCCAACCCCACAGCCATGCTGTTGTCAGCTTCCAACATGCTGCGGCATCTCAA TCTCGAGCATCATTCCAACACGATTGCAGATGCAGTGAAGAAGGTGATCAAAGTTGGCAAG GTGCGGACTCGAGACATGGGCGGCTACAGCACCACAACCGACTTCATCAAGTCTGTCATCGGCCACCTGCACCCCTATGGGGGCTAG